CGATATTGCCGAAGTTGTGGTGGTTATGCACGGCACAAGCTCGGATGACTACTGTGAAATCCATAGAGGGACAAAGGTCAGGAAAATGCATACCTCCCGCAGGGACGCTTTCAAGTCAGTGAATTCTCTTCCGATAGGGACAGTGGATTACGATACAGGAGAAATAAAGACATTTATCGAATACACCGGACGCGGAGAAAAGTCCCTGAAATTCAAACCCGGAATGGAACCGAAGTGCGCCATTGTGAAGTTTACTCCCGGAGCGGACCCCTCAGTCCTTGACTGTTATGTTGACGGCGGCTATAAGGGGCTTGTCCTTGAAGGTACCGGCCTGGGGCACGTTTCCACAAAATGGATTCCTTTTATCCGGAGAGCTGTGGACGCAAAAATGCCTGTAATAGTCACATCCCAGTGCCTTAACGGCAGGGTTTGTGACCGTGTTTACGATACAGGCCGTGACATGCTGAAAGCCGGTGCAATCGAAGGAGAAGACACTCTTCCCGAAACAGCCCTTGTAAAGCTTATGTGGGTACTCGGTCAGACAGATGAGTTTGAAAAAGCTGTCAGTATGCTCGGAGAGAATCTCAGCGGGGAAATCAATGAGTGCACTCTGAGATAAAATTCCCGAAAACTCTAAAAATCATACAAAGAACCCTGAATCGGGTTCATCTTTAAGTTTTTTCATCTTTAAGCTCTTTCATCTTTAAGCTCTTTCATCTTTAAGCTTTTTCATCTTTAAGTTTTTTATAATATTTTTTCTAGCTAATTTTATATTTTTTTAGCAGGTAGTCAGATAAACTGATAGATTTATTTTACGAGCAGATAATCGAGGATAGAAAGCTGTTCAGAGGTCAGCAGAGCTTTTTCTGGACCTGTTAAAACACTTTATTTAACAACTACTCTACTACCCCGATTATATTATTTTTAGTTACAGAGAGGGAAACGACAATACTGCATATGTGCGAGAAAAGAGTGGGACTTAAATCTGGCTGCGTAAAGAGATCCGGATTAGAGAGCTATGAAAAATATTTGAATTCAGAGAGTTCACTTCAATGTAAAATTCATTCCGCTCAACATATTTAAATAACAAAAAGCTATAATGTACTGTGCTAACAGGTGTCATGTTAGCTGATAGCAGGAAATTATAGACAGGTGGTAGTACATGTTAGTTTTAGGAATTGAGGATCCACAGATCTGGCTTGCATATTTGTTTTGTGTATTGAGCGCACTCGGATGCATGATTTACGGGGCATTGAACTGGAAAAGCGAAGAAGAAAAGGCAGTCAGAAGTGGAGCTCAGAAATCAGCAGCTCAGGATCAATAACTCAGGATTAAAACATCGATCCCGGGCTAAACTTAACTCTCGAGTTCAGGCGATCTTTTTAACATGCCTGTGAAAAACAGCAGTTAATCTATTCTGGAATGGTCTTTATGGCAATCAGTACTTCAACTCTTATCCTGTTTGTAATTATTTATCTTGCAGCCACTTTCTATGTCGCTTACCTGGGATACAGGAAGAACTCCCAGACAGACGGGTATATGCTTGCAGGTAGAGGAGTTCACCCTGCGATCATGGCACTCTCGTATGGAGCTGCGTTTATCAGTACTTCCGCAATAATCGGGTTTGGAGGAGTAGCCGCTTCGTTAGGGATGGGGCTCCTGTGGCTTGTGTTTATGAATATCTTTTTTGGAATCTTCATTGCTTTCGTAGTTTTTGGTCCCCCAACACGCCGCATGGGACTGAACCTGGGAGCCATAACGTATCCCGAATTTATAGGAAAGCGCTTCCAGTCAAAGTTTATTCAGGCATTTTCCGGGATTTTAATAGGCATTTTCATGCCTCTTTACGCTGCAAGCGTTATAATAGGAGCCGGAAGATTTCTTGAGACCAGCCTTGGGATCAATTACAATATTGCCCTTATAATTTTCACCATTATAATCGCTTCTTATGTGATAAAGGGCGGTCTTCTCTCGGTAATGTATGTGGATGCCATGCAGGCTATTCTTATGTTGCTTGGAATGGGTTTCCTGCTTGTCTTTACTTACGTTAAGCTTGGAGGAGTTGTTGAAGCCCACCAGGCCCTAACAAGTATGTTAAACCTTGTCCCTCAGGCACTTATAGATCAGGGGCATAGAGGATGGACTTCAATGCCTGAAGCTGGCTCCCCTATATGGTGGAACATGATTTCCACAATCATAATGGGAGTCGGAATAGGTGTTCTTGCACAGCCCCAGCTCGCAGTCAGGTTCATGACTGTAAAGGATGACCGTTCCCTGAAAAGAGCGGTTGCTGTTGGAGGTCCTTTTATCCTGATGATGGCAGGAGTCGCTTATGTTATAGGGGCTCTTTCGAATGTGTATTTCTACAGGACTATGGGCATGATTTCCCTTCAGGTTGTGCCGGATGGGAACACTGACCTTATAATGCCCACTTTCCTGAACCATGCCATGCCTGAAATGTTTGTAACGCTCTTCATGCTCAGCCTGCTTTCAGCTGCAATGTCCACAGCAGCTGCCCAGTTCCATACAATGGGCACAGCCATAGGATATGACGTCTACCAGCAGAGCATTATGAAGGGCAAGTCTACAGCAACTGTCCATGTTACAAGATTGGGAATTACCTTTACCATCCTGGTTGCAGTCGTTCTTGCGTATATCCTGCCCGGAAGCATTATTGCCAGGGCTACTGCCATGTTTATGGGCCTTTGCACTTCTGCCTTCCTGCCCCTGTTCATCGGAGCACTTTTCTGGAAGCGCACAACAAAAGCCGGAGCAACTGTAAGCCTTGTAATAGGGTCTTTAAGCAGCCTGTTCTGGTTGACATTTGTCCATGCAAAAGAAGCAGTGCCCCTCGGGATCTGCCAGGCAATTTTCGGAAAAGAAACACTACTTGCAGGCACCTGGACTGTTGTAGACCCGATCCTGATCGCAACCCCTCTCTCTCTCCTTGCGCTGGTCGCAGTAAGCCTTATGACACCCCAGTTTTCACCTGAATTCCTGAAGAAAGCTTTCAGTAGAAGGTTTGAAGACGAAGAGGAAAAGTCAGAAGCAGCATCACAAAAGAAGGTTGAATCTACAGGCGTTTAAACCTGTATCTTAAGAAGCAGGCGTATTTTTATACGTCTATTCTTTTTCAATTTCATGCTATTTTAGTCTGGCTTTTATTCTAATTTTAGTCTGGTTTTTATTCTAATTTTAGTCTGGTTTTTATTATTAATCCCAAATTAGAGATTTAGAGAAGTAGTTTTGAGTTTTGGGATTGGATTATAAATAACTGCCAGTTCAGAAAAGATAAATCAGACAAAGATAAAATAAGAATAAAGAAAAAGACCTTTTTGAGAGATCTTTTTGATGCAAGGCTTGGAAATTTTTAATTTTCTTTTCTCACAGGCAGGGTTTGCCCGCCATGAGGCATAACGTGGATCTTTGCTTCAGGGTTGTCCGAAAGGACTGCAGACAGGGCTTCCTGAACGCTCCCCATAGGAATAAAGAATGCATCTCTGGCTTTTTCTTCCGGAAGCTTCGAGACAAGGTAAAGCCTGAACTTTTTTGCAGCGATTGCAACGATTGCACTCTTGTGCCCTCCGAACTCAAAGCAGTGCTTGAAGCGCTCTATTGCATCATCAGGATTTTTGCACTGCATGTTCCAGCACTCATAGACCTGGTTTCCTATTCCTTCCTCACATTCCGCTACAAGGATGATAGAGCCTCCTTCCTTTACAGCCTGAGTTGCATTATCAAGGGCTTTGTTTGCCTGGTAGAGGTTGATGTCTTTGGGATAGCCGCCGCAGGAAACGACAACAGCGTCTGCAGGCTCTACAGGCGCTTTATACATGGCATCCACAAACTCAATCCCTTTCCTGTGGGCAGCAATGAAATCGCCTGCAACTGCGGCAACGATTCCTTTCTTGCTGTCAAGTATGACATTAAGAATGAATTTAAGACCAAAGGCCTCTGCAGCTTCCTCCATATCCTGCCTGACAGGGCTGTCTACCCTTCCGGAAACTGCATTTTCTTCGATCATCATTTTATGGTTTGTAAGCACGGATTCCTCGGAACTTACTCCCGGGAGTATGGACTTTGCCCCTCCGCTGTACCCTGCATAATAATGGAATTCAATTCCACCGGTACCAATGACAAAATCAGCATCGAGAACTTCCTCAAAGACCTCAATAGGAGTGCCACGGCTGGTTACCCCTATCCTCCTGCACCTGGAAGTGTCGTGCTGGATGCAACGGATTTTTTTGTAAATATCTTCCCCGACCAGCTTCTTAGATTCCTCTTCAGTCTGCTGGCGGTGAAGCCCGAGAGCAAATACAATGGTAATGTTCTCATCTTTTGCCCCGCAGAGGTAAAGCTCTTCGAGCAGGGGAGGAAGAATCTTTGCTGTAGGAGTGGGCCTTGTGACATCACTCACAATAATTGAAATTTTCGAATCCGAATTTACAATCTCGGATAATCTCCTGCTTTTTACTGGATTTTCGAGAGCCTTTTTGATTAAGAGGGCTCCATCCTCCCTTTCTTCAGGTTCAGAAGGAAGGATTATACTGGAGAAGTTTTTTTCGGGGATACTCAGCTCAGAAAAACCATTTCCGAAAGCAAGTGGAATCTTTTTTATATTTGTCATCATGTTCGTGCCGGTGATTTCGTATTGATTATATAAAACCATATAGGTAAACAATAACCGAGATTAAAATTACGCTTCAAACTTCAGTTGAATAAACAGTTCAGTTTTTACCAGGACATTAACAGTTTTCAATTTCTACCAGTATGTTTCATTATTGCGGCTTCCCTTACTATTTCCTTATTTACGTACTGGAAGAGTCCACCCTCCATCGGGTATTATGTGAACTTTTGCTTCAGGGTTTTCGGCAAGAATGGTTTCAAGGGCTTCCTGCACACTTTTTGCAGGAATGAAAAAAGCTTTTATGCTTTCATCCTCGGAAAGTTTTGAAACAATATAAAGCTTGAACTGTTTTGCAGCTTTTGCAACTATCGCGCTCTTGTGCCCTCCAAACTCAAAGAAGTTCTTGAAGCGTTCTATGGCGTCATCAGGGCTCCTGCACTCCCTATTCCAGCACTCGTATACCTGGTTTCCGATTCCTTCCGCACATTCAGCTACGAGTACTATGGACCCTCCTGCTTTTACAGCTGGGACGGCATTTTCCAGAGCCTTTGTTGCCTGGTAAAGGTTGATGTCTTTAGGGAAGCCTCCGCAGGAAACAATGACCGCATCTGCAGGTTCAACCTTTACTTTGTACATGGAATCTACATATCCTGCCGCTTCCCTATGAGCCTGGATGAAGTCTCCGGCAACGGCAGCAACGATTTCTTTTTTGCTGTTGACCACTACATTCAGGATAAAGCGAAGGCCTGCAATCCCTGCGGCTTCTTCGATATCCTTCCTTGCGGGGCTGTCAGCTCTCCCCAGAAGAGGGTCACCTTCGAAGAGTTTGCTATAATGGCTATGGAATGAAAGTACCGATTTTTCCGAACTTACTCCCGGAAGGATAGACTTTCCTCCACCGCCATAGCCTGCGTAATAATGAAATTCCACGGTCCCGATACTGATTATCAGGTCTGTATTCAGAGCATCTTCGAAAACCTCGACAGGTGTGCCAAAACTAGTCTCTCCTATATGAACACACCTATTCCTGTCGTGCTGCACAAACCGGATATTTCGAGAAACATCATTCCCCAGAAGCTTTCTGCACTCTTCTTCAGTCTGCTGGCGGTGTAGCCCGAGAGCAAATACAATGGTAATATTCTCGTCTTTTGCCCCGCCGAGGTAAAGCTCTTCGAGCAGGGGAGGAAGAATCTTTGCCGTAGGAGTGGGTCTTGTGACATCACTCACAATAATTGAAATTTTTGAATCCGGATTTACAATCTCGGATAATCTCCTGCTTTTTACGGGATTTTCGAGAGCTTTTTTGATTAAGAGAGCTTCATAATCCTTTTCTTCAGGTTCAGAAGGAAGGATTATACTGGAGAGGTTTTTCTCGGGAATATTCAGCTCAGAAACGCCGTTTCCGAAAGCAAGCAGAATCTTTTTTAAGTTTGTCGTCATGTTCGTGCCGGTGATTTCGTATTAATTGTATAAAATCATATAGGTAAACGATAGTAAAAGTATGTATGAAATCAATAGTAAAAGTATGTATGAAATGAAATTTAAATTTGCTTATTTAAACCGGTGTTCTGCCCCTTTCTGAACTTCTGGAAAGTATTGGATTGGCTTTACCAATTCTCATAATATTATAAGTCCTTTACTTTTTGATCCAGGCAAAAATATGTAGAAGGAAAAACCAGCGAGCTTCATCCGGCAATACGAGATCAAGATACTGAAAAATCGTGTATGTTACATCCTGTAACCCTCTTTTTTCAACTAACTTTCAATCCTGGAATCTCTATTTTCAGTCCTGACACCTGCTGTTCTTTTAATTAATTGTAAATATTTCCTGCGCTTATATACTGATAACTGCAAACAGGTCTGGAACGAACATCTGCTTCACGGGAAAATGTTCAGACATTTCACAATATGAAGGGAACTTCTGACCTGTTAGGAAAGAAAAAGGAGTAGCAGTTATCCGGGGAGTGTTATAGCATGGATAAAGAGAGGATTTCCTATCACGAATCCGTTCAAAAGATGTATGAGCGGATAAAGGCAGACAATATGACAAATGTCTGGGACCGTTATGAGGCTCAGGGAATAGGAGGGGTCCCTGACAGAAGATGCACTTTCTGTATGGCAGGAGCCCGCTGTGACCTGTGTTCGAATGGTCCCTGCCGTTCGGACGCTTCAAAAGACAAAAGAGGGGTTTGCGGGATCACTGCCGACGGAATGGCAATGAGGATGATGCTACTCAGAAACGTAATGGGGGCTTCGACCTACCACTACCACACAGATCAGACCATCCGGACTTTGAGAGAAACTGCAAGGAATAAAACTCCCTACAGCATCAGGGAGCCTGAGAAACTAAAAACATTCGCCAACAGGTTGGGAATAGATATTTCAGGAAGTGATGCTGAAATTGCCCTTAACCTGTGCGAATTTGTTGAAAAAGACTTTAACCGGCCCGCGTATGAGCCAAGCAGAATAGTTGAGATCCTTGCCCCTCCTGAAAGAAAGAAGAGGTGGGAAGAACTGGGGATATTTCCGGGAGGAATCTACGGGGAAATGATGCTTTCCACAAGCTCCTGCCTCACAAACGTAGACGGGTATTATGTAAGCCTTGCCCTGAAAGCAATGCGCCTTGGAATTGCAATGGCATACCAGAGCCAGATAGTAAACGAATACTGCCAGGACGTCCTTTTCGGGATTCCAAGACCCCACACTATGAGGGTGGACCTCGGGGTTCTGGACCCTGAATATGTAAATGTGCTGCCTAACGGGCACGAGCCTTTCCTGGGATTTGCCATGGTACAGCTTGCGAGAAAACCTGAGTGGCAGGAAAAAGCAAAGGCGGCGGGGGCAAAAGGTCTCAGGGTCATTGCCAGTATAGAAACCGGGCAGGAAATGATCCAGAGGTGGGAGGAAGACGATGTATTTTACGGTTTTACAGGGAACTGGATTTCCCAGGAAGCGGTGCTTGCGAGCAGGTGTGTTGACCTTTTTGCCGCAGACATGAACTGTTCACTTCCAGTTGCTCCGCTTTACGCCGAGAAGTACAATTTTAAACTTATGCCTGTGAGCGACCTTGTGGCCTTCGAGGGGATAGAAGAGCGCCTTAATTATGACCCTGTAGAAGCTGAAGAGCAGGCAGCAAAGCTTCTGGATATGGCAGTTGAAAATTTCAAGAATAGAAACAGCTCAGGAGAAGCGGCACTGAATTTTCCAGCAGGAGAAGCTGTTGTCGGATTCTCAACTGAAAGTATCCTTGATGCCCTTGGAGGCACCCTTGACCCGCTACTGGATGCCATAAAAAGCGGCGCAATCAAAGGAGTTGTCGGGATGGTATCCTGCACCACATTACGTGACTACGGGCAGGACGTGCACAGTGTTGCCGTGGTAAAAGAACTGATCAAAAGGAATATCCTTGTCCTTTCCATGGGTTGCGGGAACGCAGCCATGCAGGTGGCAGGCCTCTGCAGCCCCGAAGCCAGAGAATATGCTGGAGACAGCCTTAAGGCTGTTTGTGAAGCACTTGGAGTCCCGCCAGTGCTAAGTTACGGGACATGCACCGACACCGGTCGGCTTGCTGATCTCCTTGGAGCTATATCCGGAGCCCTTGGAGGAGTGCCCGTTCCTGACCTACCTGTTGCTGCCGCAGCTCCCGAGTACATGGAGCAGAAAGCTACAATAGATGCTATCTTTGCTCTTGCGCTGGGGCTCTATACATATGTAAACCCCGTACCTACCGTTACCGGGGCACCGAACCTTGTCAAATTGCTTACAGAAGACTGCCGGGAAGTCACAGGAGGCCTCCTGAATGTAGAAACGGATGCATTAAAGGCAGTTGACGGGATAGAACAGCATATAATGGAAAAGAGAAAAAAGCTTGGGATCTGAAGATCCCGGCTTCTATTTATTTATTTATTTATTTATTTATTTAGTTAGTTAGTTAGTTAGTTAGGTTAGTTAGTTAGTTAGTTAGTTAGTTAGTTGTTCTGGAAATTAAAGCTGTATTGACTCTCCGGGACTCATGATAATTACTTTCGTATCAACCTTTGCTTCCACGGCTTTTCGGAACTCTTCAGGGTCCTGCCTGATGACATCAAACGTATTATAGTGCATCGGCACAACGATCCGGGGCTCGATAAGTTCAACAGCTTTTACAGCTTCCTTTATGCCCATGGTAAATCTGCCCCCTATAGGCAGCAGGGCAATTTCGGGTTTGTAAAGCTCTCCAATGAGCTGCATATCTCCAAAAACTCCAGTATCCCCAGAATGATAAACAGAATATCCTCCGATATTTATTACAAAACCTGCAGGGCTTCCTCCATCGAAGCTGAAACCGGAGGCATCAATTGAAGAAGAATGAAGTGCATGCGTCATTGTAAGGGCTATGCCTTCCACTTCTACTGTGCCTCCCTTGTTCATGCCTTCGGCAAAGACACCTTTTGATTTTATATAATTTGCAACTTCATGAATCGAAATAATCCTGCAGCCTGTCCGGGCTCCGATCTCGATAGTGTCTCCAAGGTGATCCCGGTGGCCGTGGGTTACGGCTATTATGTCCGGGTTAAGGTTTTCAGGGCTGCAAGGAGCTTTCGGGTTTTCTGAAATAAAAGGGTCTATCAGGAGTTTCTTTTCAGCTTCGAGCAGAAAAGCAGCATGCCCGAGCCAGGTAATTTTCAAATCAGCCATTTCTCTTCCTCAAAGTCAGTCATTTTTCGTCAAGACGTAACAATGTGTAATGTAATTTTCGATAATGACCGGAGAGTTAGTATTAAATTACCGGATGAGGGACATACAGGAAACAGGTTATGTTTGAAGAAAAACATAAGAAGAATACCAGCTGTAATAAAGGGTCATAATAATATGTTCCTCTCAGTTAAAATCAAATGAAAATGAAGATGGAAATGAAAATCAGCCTTGTAATCCACGGACCCGAAGTAATCGATTCGGGAGAAACTAAAATAGTTCTGGAAAAACTTTCCTGCCTCGGCGAAGTAAAAGCGGAGCTTGGCGGAACCATGGGAAAAACAGCCGTAATTGACGCCGGGCTTGAAGTAATCATAGATACAGGCAGGCACTTAAAGCCAAGCGTCTGCATAGAATCTTTTTTTGAAACAGCCGACCTTATTTGCCTTCTGAACCGGGGAAAAACTCTGGAAACAGGCAAAATCTTCGGAGCAAAGGTCGCTGCCCGCCTGAAAGATCCCGAAAAGAAGCCCCTGGTTCAGATCGAAAGCCCTGGCTGTTCCTGTGGAAAGCTTATTCCCCTGAATAAAAAAGCTGAAAGCTTTATTGAAAAACTCTCCGAAACCCTCGGGGTTCCTGCAGAAAGCCCTCTGATTTTCCACAACCCGATTTCCACAGAAACTTGCGCAAAAACCGGAATAACCAGAATAATCCGCGAAATCTCAGGGGTTCTTCCGGGAGAAAATATCTTTGTAAATGGGATTGTTATCGGAAAAGCATCATCTTCAAAAATAAGGATAATCTCCGAAAACGGCTTCATCACTGCAATCGAAGGCGGAGAAATAAAAGATCACGGTCTAGAAAAGTTACACAATTACAAAAAAAGAGACCCTGTAGACCTTGCAGGAGCCTGGATAAAAAGCGGAGACATCAGAAGAAGCATTCCCTCACTTCCGGAGGTCCGGGAACAAAACTCCAGCGCCATCAAATCATATTTTATTTCCGAAGACAGGGCGGGGAGTATCATACCTGGAAAAGTTGTGCTTATTGACCATGAAGCTGAGAAATCCTACGAACTTTCTGCAGGGGCTGAGCTTGTGGTTACGGTTGGGGATGACACTACAGCCATAGCAGGAGATGTCCTCTACAGGCTTGGCATCCCTATCATCGGGATCACAGACGGAGACTGCGACAATGTTACCTGCGAGCCAAAAACCTTTTCGGGATCGATTATCCTCAGGCTGGAACCTGGAAACGATGATATCGTGGGCATGAGGATAAAGAAGGAGCTTTTAAAAGGACAAAATTCGGCTGTTTTTGAGGATCTTCTAGCTTTTAAAGAAGAGGTTCTGAAACTGGCAGAGCCTTCCATTGAGGCTGTTTTTAAATATTGAAAAACCCTGACCTGCACAGCAATATTTGATATATCGGATCATTCCTGTCCTACTCAACGAGGAAGAGTGACCAGTCAGGTAGAGTGTTTGAGCACTCACTTTGAATTTTTAGCTATATGAATGAGATAGTAGTAACTATCAGAGTCAACTGAAAATATTTCCTGAAAGTATTCCCCGAATATTATAATGAATCCAAACATAGAAAGACGATAACGTTCATTAATAGAAAATCTTTAATACATTTGAACATAAGTTATGAAGTAATCAGGGGAAAAGGGGGTTTGAATTCTGGACATAATGCTAAAACTTCATGACGCCGCCAGCAGCTTGCAGGAAACTGCTAAAAGCCTGACTAAGGGAGCAGTTCAGGACAAAAAGAAAGAGGAAGAGGAAACCTGTCCTCACAGGATAAAACAGACGAAAAACAGGAAGACAATAATTATTAACTGCCGTGAATGTGAAGCCGGGTCTTCACTTAACGACCCGCACTGCAGGAGGAACATTTTCGGAATCC
This window of the Methanosarcina mazei S-6 genome carries:
- a CDS encoding symporter small accessory protein, with protein sequence MLVLGIEDPQIWLAYLFCVLSALGCMIYGALNWKSEEEKAVRSGAQKSAAQDQ
- a CDS encoding sodium:solute symporter family protein, with the translated sequence MAISTSTLILFVIIYLAATFYVAYLGYRKNSQTDGYMLAGRGVHPAIMALSYGAAFISTSAIIGFGGVAASLGMGLLWLVFMNIFFGIFIAFVVFGPPTRRMGLNLGAITYPEFIGKRFQSKFIQAFSGILIGIFMPLYAASVIIGAGRFLETSLGINYNIALIIFTIIIASYVIKGGLLSVMYVDAMQAILMLLGMGFLLVFTYVKLGGVVEAHQALTSMLNLVPQALIDQGHRGWTSMPEAGSPIWWNMISTIIMGVGIGVLAQPQLAVRFMTVKDDRSLKRAVAVGGPFILMMAGVAYVIGALSNVYFYRTMGMISLQVVPDGNTDLIMPTFLNHAMPEMFVTLFMLSLLSAAMSTAAAQFHTMGTAIGYDVYQQSIMKGKSTATVHVTRLGITFTILVAVVLAYILPGSIIARATAMFMGLCTSAFLPLFIGALFWKRTTKAGATVSLVIGSLSSLFWLTFVHAKEAVPLGICQAIFGKETLLAGTWTVVDPILIATPLSLLALVAVSLMTPQFSPEFLKKAFSRRFEDEEEKSEAASQKKVESTGV
- a CDS encoding nickel-dependent lactate racemase family protein → MMTNIKKIPLAFGNGFSELSIPEKNFSSIILPSEPEEREDGALLIKKALENPVKSRRLSEIVNSDSKISIIVSDVTRPTPTAKILPPLLEELYLCGAKDENITIVFALGLHRQQTEEESKKLVGEDIYKKIRCIQHDTSRCRRIGVTSRGTPIEVFEEVLDADFVIGTGGIEFHYYAGYSGGAKSILPGVSSEESVLTNHKMMIEENAVSGRVDSPVRQDMEEAAEAFGLKFILNVILDSKKGIVAAVAGDFIAAHRKGIEFVDAMYKAPVEPADAVVVSCGGYPKDINLYQANKALDNATQAVKEGGSIILVAECEEGIGNQVYECWNMQCKNPDDAIERFKHCFEFGGHKSAIVAIAAKKFRLYLVSKLPEEKARDAFFIPMGSVQEALSAVLSDNPEAKIHVMPHGGQTLPVRKEN
- a CDS encoding nickel-dependent lactate racemase family protein; protein product: MTTNLKKILLAFGNGVSELNIPEKNLSSIILPSEPEEKDYEALLIKKALENPVKSRRLSEIVNPDSKISIIVSDVTRPTPTAKILPPLLEELYLGGAKDENITIVFALGLHRQQTEEECRKLLGNDVSRNIRFVQHDRNRCVHIGETSFGTPVEVFEDALNTDLIISIGTVEFHYYAGYGGGGKSILPGVSSEKSVLSFHSHYSKLFEGDPLLGRADSPARKDIEEAAGIAGLRFILNVVVNSKKEIVAAVAGDFIQAHREAAGYVDSMYKVKVEPADAVIVSCGGFPKDINLYQATKALENAVPAVKAGGSIVLVAECAEGIGNQVYECWNRECRSPDDAIERFKNFFEFGGHKSAIVAKAAKQFKLYIVSKLSEDESIKAFFIPAKSVQEALETILAENPEAKVHIIPDGGWTLPVRK
- the cooS gene encoding anaerobic carbon-monoxide dehydrogenase catalytic subunit, with the protein product MDKERISYHESVQKMYERIKADNMTNVWDRYEAQGIGGVPDRRCTFCMAGARCDLCSNGPCRSDASKDKRGVCGITADGMAMRMMLLRNVMGASTYHYHTDQTIRTLRETARNKTPYSIREPEKLKTFANRLGIDISGSDAEIALNLCEFVEKDFNRPAYEPSRIVEILAPPERKKRWEELGIFPGGIYGEMMLSTSSCLTNVDGYYVSLALKAMRLGIAMAYQSQIVNEYCQDVLFGIPRPHTMRVDLGVLDPEYVNVLPNGHEPFLGFAMVQLARKPEWQEKAKAAGAKGLRVIASIETGQEMIQRWEEDDVFYGFTGNWISQEAVLASRCVDLFAADMNCSLPVAPLYAEKYNFKLMPVSDLVAFEGIEERLNYDPVEAEEQAAKLLDMAVENFKNRNSSGEAALNFPAGEAVVGFSTESILDALGGTLDPLLDAIKSGAIKGVVGMVSCTTLRDYGQDVHSVAVVKELIKRNILVLSMGCGNAAMQVAGLCSPEAREYAGDSLKAVCEALGVPPVLSYGTCTDTGRLADLLGAISGALGGVPVPDLPVAAAAPEYMEQKATIDAIFALALGLYTYVNPVPTVTGAPNLVKLLTEDCREVTGGLLNVETDALKAVDGIEQHIMEKRKKLGI
- a CDS encoding metal-dependent hydrolase; this encodes MADLKITWLGHAAFLLEAEKKLLIDPFISENPKAPCSPENLNPDIIAVTHGHRDHLGDTIEIGARTGCRIISIHEVANYIKSKGVFAEGMNKGGTVEVEGIALTMTHALHSSSIDASGFSFDGGSPAGFVINIGGYSVYHSGDTGVFGDMQLIGELYKPEIALLPIGGRFTMGIKEAVKAVELIEPRIVVPMHYNTFDVIRQDPEEFRKAVEAKVDTKVIIMSPGESIQL
- a CDS encoding DUF2117 family protein, which produces MKMEMKISLVIHGPEVIDSGETKIVLEKLSCLGEVKAELGGTMGKTAVIDAGLEVIIDTGRHLKPSVCIESFFETADLICLLNRGKTLETGKIFGAKVAARLKDPEKKPLVQIESPGCSCGKLIPLNKKAESFIEKLSETLGVPAESPLIFHNPISTETCAKTGITRIIREISGVLPGENIFVNGIVIGKASSSKIRIISENGFITAIEGGEIKDHGLEKLHNYKKRDPVDLAGAWIKSGDIRRSIPSLPEVREQNSSAIKSYFISEDRAGSIIPGKVVLIDHEAEKSYELSAGAELVVTVGDDTTAIAGDVLYRLGIPIIGITDGDCDNVTCEPKTFSGSIILRLEPGNDDIVGMRIKKELLKGQNSAVFEDLLAFKEEVLKLAEPSIEAVFKY